In Lysobacter sp. FW306-1B-D06B, the sequence GACGTTCCGCTGGTGTGGATGATCGGCGGCGATTCCTTGCTGCAGTTGCATACGTGGAATCGCTGGCGCGAGCTGTTCGATCTGGCGCACCTGCTGGCGGTCGCGCGTCCGGGAGCGCATCTGGAGGCGGTCGCGGTGGCCGCGCGGGCGCCGGAGGTCGAGGCCGAAATCGGCCCGCGACGGTGCCAGGCCATCGACCTGAACAGCCGCGCGGCGGGTGGATTCGCCGTGTTCCCGCTGCAGCGTGAACGCCCGGAGTCGTCGACGCAGCTGCGCCAGCGCATCGCCGCGGGCGAGGCGTGGGAAGACGGCGTGCCCGCGGCCGTGGCCGAGTACATCCGCCGCCACGGCCTGTACCGCGTCCGGGGCGTCACGCCGGCTTCGTTATAATCTCCAAGCACCGCAGTCGCCAGAAGAGAGCCAACGCCCCTTGAGTACCGAAGCGCAAGTCATCAAGACCCGCCTGCCCAACC encodes:
- the nadD gene encoding nicotinate-nucleotide adenylyltransferase, giving the protein MGLRVYYGGTFDPVHAGHLSVACEVRDALQARVFLVPAADPPHKDVTHADAQARARMLDLAIAGEPGLKVDRRELRREGPSYTVDTLRGLREELGPDVPLVWMIGGDSLLQLHTWNRWRELFDLAHLLAVARPGAHLEAVAVAARAPEVEAEIGPRRCQAIDLNSRAAGGFAVFPLQRERPESSTQLRQRIAAGEAWEDGVPAAVAEYIRRHGLYRVRGVTPASL